Proteins encoded within one genomic window of Lysinibacillus louembei:
- a CDS encoding helix-turn-helix domain-containing protein, which yields MIGSTIKKIRTSKNYSQAQITQDILHQTSYSKFELGKIHLTTEHFHKILQRLDISYEEFEYINNNYQFSERDCIIQSFLKLRFIDINVLEEITNKAEILLQKGEDLYIQDIYFISKGFISLKQDGNFDIASTYAYQIWERLQKFDTWYLSDIYLINNILFLFPIETAISISELAITQLERYHNLDMKYHLLTATFQYNLVHLLIREGYYQKAFELNEQVIANFKKRKNYFQTALSMLRKQLLIAKINKDIHIEENIKGVFDLAALIDDTELIRKLEEEQAYLIQILQL from the coding sequence ATGATTGGCTCAACAATAAAAAAAATACGAACTAGTAAAAATTATTCCCAAGCACAAATTACCCAAGATATTCTTCATCAAACTAGCTATTCAAAATTTGAATTAGGTAAAATTCATTTAACAACAGAACATTTCCATAAAATTTTACAAAGGTTAGATATTAGTTATGAAGAATTCGAGTACATTAACAATAATTATCAATTCTCAGAACGAGACTGTATTATTCAATCATTTTTAAAGCTTCGATTCATAGATATTAATGTATTAGAAGAAATAACTAATAAAGCAGAAATATTATTACAAAAAGGCGAAGATTTATATATTCAAGATATTTATTTTATCAGTAAAGGCTTTATTTCACTAAAACAGGATGGCAATTTTGATATTGCTAGTACCTATGCTTATCAAATATGGGAACGTCTACAGAAGTTTGATACATGGTATTTATCTGATATTTATTTAATAAATAATATTTTGTTTTTATTCCCTATAGAAACAGCTATTTCAATTAGTGAATTAGCAATAACTCAACTAGAACGATATCATAATTTAGATATGAAATATCACCTTTTGACTGCTACATTTCAATATAACTTAGTTCATTTATTAATACGTGAAGGGTATTATCAAAAAGCTTTTGAATTAAATGAACAAGTAATAGCAAATTTTAAGAAGAGAAAAAATTATTTCCAAACAGCTTTATCTATGTTACGTAAACAATTATTAATAGCAAAAATAAACAAAGATATACACATTGAAGAGAATATTAAGGGTGTATTCGATTTAGCCGCGCTGATTGATGATACAGAATTAATAAGAAAACTAGAAGAAGAACAGGCTTATTTAATTCAAATTCTCCAGTTATAA
- a CDS encoding ABC transporter ATP-binding protein, translating into MALFTIEDVYKTFQNGDVQEEILKGVSLTLHAGEMTALVGASGSGKSTLLTIAAGLQSASSGNIIFEEKNLTAMNAEQIRQIRASQFGFVFQFAHLVPFLTVAEQLTLMLNVAAKHEQKQQIDRILSLIGMEHRKNMYPASLSGGEKQRVAIARAIIHQPKILFADEPTASLDSTRSKEVMELLQSITKELNIATLIVTHDEEMLTYVDRTVKMVDGVIQ; encoded by the coding sequence ATGGCGTTATTTACAATAGAAGATGTATATAAAACCTTTCAAAATGGGGATGTGCAGGAGGAAATATTAAAAGGAGTCAGCCTCACTTTACATGCAGGTGAAATGACCGCTTTAGTCGGTGCTTCTGGCTCTGGTAAAAGTACATTGCTAACAATTGCAGCAGGGCTTCAGTCGGCTTCATCAGGAAACATCATCTTTGAGGAAAAAAATTTAACAGCAATGAATGCTGAACAAATTCGTCAAATCCGTGCTAGTCAATTTGGCTTCGTTTTTCAATTTGCGCATCTCGTGCCATTTTTAACGGTGGCGGAACAGCTTACTCTAATGTTAAATGTAGCAGCAAAGCATGAGCAAAAGCAGCAAATTGACCGTATTTTATCATTAATTGGTATGGAGCATCGCAAAAATATGTATCCTGCCTCATTATCAGGCGGAGAAAAGCAGCGAGTTGCCATTGCCCGGGCAATTATTCACCAGCCAAAAATTTTATTTGCAGATGAACCAACAGCTAGCTTAGATTCTACACGCTCTAAAGAGGTGATGGAACTATTACAAAGCATCACAAAAGAATTAAATATCGCTACATTGATTGTTACACATGATGAGGAGATGCTAACATATGTTGATCGCACTGTGAAGATGGTTGATGGGGTTATACAATAG
- a CDS encoding helix-turn-helix domain-containing protein, with the protein MTYGETLKIIRQNKGYSQQYLAKDILSQSSFSKFEHNQSDINFIAFHQLLERLNMTYNEFSFIHENFQRQPKVQLIKDFFSLPYNSKSDLQKTLTTIEDYLQHNEDLLIEDLHIICKALLALWKEQGMEEARKLVTPIWERMSVLHNWYAIDFLILNSILYVFPIETAIEISKNMIQRLERYKQFEEVYYLKSSVQINISLLLIKNKHYNEALEVLNQLLNQQQKSLSYVLLAICLYRKEICLQKLNPTTDKPYLTKALELAKIYEDDSLLNAITLEFEKYTNI; encoded by the coding sequence ATGACATATGGAGAAACTTTAAAAATCATTCGTCAAAATAAAGGATATAGTCAACAATACTTAGCAAAAGATATTTTGTCTCAAAGCTCTTTTTCAAAATTTGAACATAATCAATCTGATATTAATTTTATTGCCTTTCATCAATTATTAGAAAGATTAAATATGACATACAATGAATTTTCTTTTATTCACGAAAATTTCCAAAGGCAACCCAAAGTACAATTAATAAAAGATTTCTTTTCACTACCATATAATTCAAAGTCCGACTTACAAAAAACACTAACTACAATTGAAGATTATTTACAGCATAATGAAGACTTATTAATAGAGGATTTGCATATAATCTGCAAGGCATTATTGGCACTTTGGAAAGAACAAGGGATGGAAGAGGCTAGAAAACTTGTCACTCCTATTTGGGAGCGTATGTCAGTATTACATAACTGGTATGCCATAGATTTTCTCATATTAAATTCTATTTTATATGTTTTCCCTATAGAAACAGCGATTGAAATATCAAAAAACATGATTCAACGTTTAGAAAGATATAAACAATTTGAAGAGGTGTATTATTTAAAATCAAGTGTACAAATTAACATCTCATTATTATTAATTAAAAATAAGCATTATAATGAAGCACTAGAAGTTTTAAATCAATTATTAAATCAACAGCAGAAATCCTTATCTTATGTATTGCTCGCTATTTGTCTATATAGAAAAGAAATATGCCTACAAAAATTAAACCCAACTACTGATAAACCTTATTTAACTAAAGCTTTGGAATTAGCTAAAATATACGAAGATGATTCTTTACTAAATGCAATCACTTTAGAATTCGAGAAATATACAAATATATAG
- a CDS encoding ABC transporter permease, giving the protein MNLALKEMKRNKGRFIIIGSIVFLISFLTLIISGLANGLSQDNAALIKNLPNGQFYMTEKADGTFTMSQIPQHLQDEVLEQQKDAVALSIQMGFVNDTEELQHGVAFVTSTASNLFPSIQQGEVMLDESLQEKGIKIGDRLVNNQLNGELIVKGFVQEQKYSHAPVAFISQQDYQEMYRSNAMQLIFIANPEVQAIDELQAFSAKALLESIPSYKAEQLSLNLIVGFLIVISGMLFAIFFYMMNVQKIGLYGILKAIGLKTMKLFQLIWIQMLVITAIALILAAGLSQVFALLAPGGMPFHLSLMTTLQFAGIFLVIGFIGATLSGLQIKQIEPLQAIQRGDG; this is encoded by the coding sequence ATGAATTTAGCTTTAAAGGAAATGAAGCGGAATAAAGGGCGATTTATCATTATCGGCTCGATTGTTTTTTTGATTAGTTTTTTAACATTGATTATTTCTGGGTTGGCAAATGGTTTGTCGCAGGATAATGCAGCATTGATTAAAAATTTGCCGAATGGGCAGTTTTATATGACAGAAAAGGCAGATGGGACATTTACTATGTCTCAAATTCCTCAACATTTACAGGATGAAGTGCTTGAGCAGCAAAAGGATGCTGTCGCCCTATCTATCCAAATGGGCTTTGTCAATGATACAGAGGAACTGCAGCATGGTGTTGCCTTTGTTACATCGACAGCTTCAAATCTATTTCCATCTATCCAACAGGGCGAGGTGATGCTCGACGAATCACTTCAAGAAAAAGGAATCAAAATTGGGGATCGCTTAGTGAACAATCAGTTAAATGGCGAGCTAATTGTCAAAGGCTTTGTACAGGAGCAAAAGTATAGCCATGCGCCCGTTGCCTTTATTAGCCAACAGGATTATCAAGAAATGTATCGGAGTAATGCGATGCAATTAATTTTCATAGCAAATCCAGAGGTGCAAGCTATTGATGAATTGCAAGCATTTTCAGCAAAGGCGTTGCTTGAAAGTATCCCAAGCTATAAAGCCGAACAACTGTCATTAAATTTAATCGTTGGCTTTTTAATTGTTATTAGTGGCATGTTATTCGCTATTTTCTTCTATATGATGAATGTGCAAAAGATTGGTTTGTATGGTATTTTGAAGGCAATCGGCTTAAAAACGATGAAGCTATTTCAGCTTATTTGGATACAAATGCTTGTCATTACAGCAATCGCACTGATACTAGCTGCTGGATTAAGCCAAGTGTTTGCGCTATTGGCCCCTGGCGGCATGCCATTTCATTTATCCCTTATGACAACACTACAGTTTGCAGGCATTTTCCTAGTCATTGGTTTTATTGGAGCAACGCTTTCAGGCTTACAAATTAAACAAATTGAACCTTTACAAGCAATTCAACGAGGAGATGGGTAA
- a CDS encoding DUF4279 domain-containing protein, with protein MRIQAYFHLLNKQESFPVEEVTEVLGLFPTFVNEHQEEPLSNSTFCNFTTWQYGKEYYETYDTNQLLLPLVEVLEPKINQIRQLIRKYSLTAEMAIVMGVDEGRMLSLILEPKVCNFAAAINANINIYSYEFESLFDDNVYLLH; from the coding sequence ATGAGGATACAGGCTTATTTTCACTTGCTGAATAAGCAGGAGAGCTTTCCAGTTGAAGAAGTGACAGAGGTTTTGGGTTTATTTCCGACATTTGTTAATGAACATCAAGAAGAACCTTTGTCTAACTCGACGTTTTGTAATTTTACCACTTGGCAATATGGGAAGGAATACTATGAGACGTATGACACGAATCAATTGTTGTTGCCATTAGTTGAGGTGCTTGAGCCGAAGATTAATCAAATTAGACAATTAATTCGCAAATATTCTTTGACTGCGGAAATGGCTATTGTCATGGGGGTTGATGAAGGGCGTATGTTAAGCCTGATATTAGAGCCAAAGGTGTGCAATTTTGCTGCTGCGATTAACGCTAATATAAATATTTATTCTTATGAATTTGAAAGCTTATTTGATGATAATGTTTATTTATTACATTAA
- a CDS encoding helix-turn-helix domain-containing protein yields the protein MVNRGTTLKGIRKNKNYTQIEVSKGITSQGTYSKYEANIRDVDTEVYIQLLDKLSISLEEFEYIHNNYSYGRKKEIIQLFFKLNYNNPDKLRNLEKQASNYLLLDNDIDIKEIKLICQAFLKLSEGNINQAKEIIKPIWERLSKFDQLYIHDIGLINTILFLFPVNIAIDFTNNVLKRLDTYTGYREVELLKSAFNINLTLLLIKNRDFATALSILEKSLQKYRQIMNYSILALHFSRKAICLFHLENKDSQFLLKQAEQLLSLYEDEQYYKQIKSEYEYYTSSQFL from the coding sequence ATGGTTAATAGAGGAACAACTTTAAAAGGGATTCGGAAAAATAAGAATTATACACAAATAGAGGTTTCAAAAGGAATTACTTCACAAGGAACTTATTCAAAATATGAGGCTAATATTAGAGATGTTGATACTGAGGTTTATATTCAATTACTTGATAAATTAAGTATTTCTCTAGAGGAATTCGAATACATTCACAATAATTATTCCTATGGAAGGAAAAAAGAGATTATCCAGCTATTTTTTAAACTGAATTATAATAATCCTGACAAGTTACGAAATTTAGAAAAACAAGCTTCAAATTATTTATTATTAGACAACGATATAGATATTAAAGAGATCAAACTAATATGCCAAGCTTTTTTAAAATTATCTGAAGGGAATATAAATCAAGCAAAGGAAATTATAAAGCCCATTTGGGAGCGTTTATCTAAATTTGATCAATTATACATCCATGATATTGGTTTAATTAATACTATTTTATTCTTATTTCCAGTAAATATTGCTATAGATTTCACTAACAATGTTTTAAAACGTTTAGACACTTATACTGGATATAGAGAAGTAGAATTATTAAAAAGTGCTTTTAATATCAACCTTACATTATTGTTGATAAAAAATAGAGATTTTGCTACAGCCCTATCTATTTTAGAAAAATCATTACAAAAATATAGACAAATTATGAATTACTCCATACTAGCACTACATTTTTCAAGAAAAGCTATCTGTCTTTTCCATCTAGAAAATAAAGATTCGCAATTTTTATTGAAGCAAGCAGAACAACTACTGTCTTTATATGAAGACGAACAATATTATAAACAAATAAAATCAGAATACGAGTATTACACATCTAGCCAATTTCTCTAA
- a CDS encoding GNAT family N-acetyltransferase produces MELVFYEEKFLELVADYVLTEEQLNYTDTPQACVEKQKMDSTRHSILAMENNQLVTFFTLHEKDGVKPYSKNSAAILLRAFSTDFRHVGQGYAQKSLNLLPTFVKAHFPNVNEIVLAVNATNGAAQHLYKKCGFVDEGVRTMGKKGELLIMSLHL; encoded by the coding sequence ATGGAATTAGTATTTTATGAGGAAAAATTTTTAGAGTTAGTAGCAGATTATGTGTTAACAGAGGAACAATTAAATTATACAGACACGCCGCAAGCATGTGTGGAAAAGCAAAAAATGGATTCAACTCGACATTCTATTTTAGCTATGGAGAACAATCAGTTAGTTACCTTTTTTACTTTACATGAGAAGGATGGGGTCAAACCTTATTCGAAAAATTCGGCTGCTATTTTGTTAAGAGCTTTTTCGACAGATTTTCGACATGTTGGTCAAGGATATGCACAAAAATCTTTAAACCTATTGCCGACATTTGTAAAAGCACATTTTCCAAATGTTAATGAGATTGTGTTGGCTGTTAATGCTACAAATGGTGCAGCACAGCATTTATATAAAAAATGTGGGTTTGTAGATGAAGGCGTTAGAACAATGGGGAAGAAGGGCGAGCTCTTAATTATGAGCTTACATTTGTAG
- the serS gene encoding serine--tRNA ligase, which translates to MLDIKRIRDNYEEVKRVLLTRNEDLGTFDDFEALDVERRDLIAKTEVLKAERNKVSEQIAVMKRNKENADDVIARMREVGDEIKTLDEVLRAVEEKFEDMMMRLPNIPHESVPVGETEDDNKEVYTWGEKTAFDFEPKPHWDVATDLQVVDFERAGKVTGSRFLFYRGLGARLERALMSFMMDLHAEEHGYEEMLPPVIINRDSLTGTGNLPKFEEDVFKLKDLDYFLAPTAEVPVTNFYRDEILDGEMLPKGFAAYSTCFRSEAGSAGRDTRGLIRQHQFNKVELVRFVKPEESYEQLELLVGHAEKVLQLLELPYRKLLMNTSDLGFTAAKKYDLEVWFPTQDMYREISSISNFEDFQARRANIRFRRESGAKPEYVHTLNGSGLAIGRTVAAILENYQQADGSVKIPEVLVPYMGGKTVIVAPVK; encoded by the coding sequence ATGTTAGATATTAAACGTATTCGAGACAATTATGAGGAAGTAAAGCGCGTTTTGCTTACACGCAATGAGGATTTAGGAACTTTCGATGATTTTGAGGCATTGGATGTAGAGCGTCGTGATTTAATTGCAAAAACAGAGGTATTAAAGGCGGAGCGCAACAAAGTGTCTGAGCAAATTGCGGTGATGAAGCGCAATAAGGAAAATGCGGATGATGTTATTGCACGTATGCGCGAAGTAGGCGATGAAATTAAAACGCTTGATGAGGTATTACGAGCTGTAGAAGAAAAATTCGAAGATATGATGATGCGTTTACCAAATATTCCACACGAATCTGTTCCTGTAGGAGAAACAGAGGATGACAATAAGGAAGTATATACTTGGGGAGAAAAAACAGCATTCGATTTCGAGCCAAAGCCACATTGGGATGTAGCGACAGATTTACAAGTAGTTGATTTTGAGCGTGCGGGTAAAGTAACAGGCAGCCGTTTCTTGTTTTATCGTGGGTTAGGTGCACGTTTAGAGCGTGCATTAATGAGCTTTATGATGGATTTACATGCTGAGGAGCATGGCTATGAGGAAATGCTTCCGCCTGTGATTATTAACCGTGATTCATTAACTGGTACAGGGAATTTACCAAAATTTGAAGAGGATGTATTTAAATTAAAGGATTTAGATTACTTCTTAGCACCGACAGCGGAAGTACCTGTAACGAACTTCTATCGCGATGAAATTTTAGACGGAGAAATGCTGCCAAAAGGCTTTGCTGCTTATAGCACTTGCTTCCGTTCTGAGGCAGGTTCAGCAGGTCGCGATACACGTGGCTTAATTCGCCAGCACCAATTTAATAAAGTGGAGCTTGTGCGTTTTGTGAAGCCAGAGGAATCTTACGAGCAATTAGAATTATTAGTAGGGCATGCGGAAAAAGTATTGCAATTATTAGAGTTACCATACCGCAAGCTATTAATGAACACATCTGATTTAGGCTTTACAGCAGCGAAAAAATACGATTTAGAAGTATGGTTCCCAACGCAAGATATGTACCGTGAAATTTCTTCTATTTCAAACTTTGAAGATTTCCAAGCGCGTCGTGCCAACATTCGCTTCCGTCGTGAGTCAGGTGCAAAACCAGAATATGTGCACACATTAAACGGCTCAGGCTTAGCGATTGGGCGTACAGTAGCTGCAATTTTAGAAAATTACCAGCAAGCAGATGGCAGCGTGAAAATTCCAGAGGTGCTTGTTCCTTATATGGGTGGTAAAACGGTGATTGTGGCGCCAGTGAAGTAA
- a CDS encoding TetR/AcrR family transcriptional regulator, whose translation MASDKVIRNMELKKARILEAATALFAEKGYDSTTMGDIAKKAEVGFGTVATHFGSKEELFYTCVIQPWKPLVDELLAFDKNPQSYRQEIEEMTKRHVKLVNEQKIYMHLIVQANAQYEKFPDIFKQLNEETEVLNQSLIQLITNGQKENQLLDGNPSTIAISYVSFLFGLRLIYIDNLPEEMLQQFATVAMRLFGVK comes from the coding sequence ATGGCAAGCGATAAAGTAATAAGAAATATGGAGCTAAAAAAAGCGCGAATTTTAGAGGCAGCAACAGCTCTTTTTGCTGAAAAAGGCTATGATAGCACGACGATGGGAGATATTGCGAAAAAAGCAGAGGTGGGCTTTGGTACTGTAGCAACGCACTTCGGCAGTAAAGAGGAGCTATTTTATACATGTGTGATACAGCCATGGAAGCCTTTAGTGGATGAGCTGCTAGCATTTGATAAGAACCCTCAATCTTATAGACAAGAAATCGAGGAGATGACGAAGAGGCATGTTAAGCTTGTCAATGAGCAAAAAATTTACATGCATTTGATTGTGCAAGCAAATGCACAATATGAAAAATTTCCAGATATCTTTAAACAATTGAATGAAGAAACAGAAGTATTGAATCAATCACTGATACAGCTAATTACGAATGGACAAAAGGAAAATCAACTGTTAGATGGCAATCCTTCAACTATTGCAATTTCTTATGTAAGCTTCTTATTTGGTTTACGATTAATTTATATTGATAATTTACCAGAAGAGATGCTTCAGCAATTTGCAACGGTGGCGATGCGTTTGTTTGGAGTGAAATAA